In a genomic window of Punica granatum isolate Tunisia-2019 chromosome 6, ASM765513v2, whole genome shotgun sequence:
- the LOC116210160 gene encoding protein PLANT CADMIUM RESISTANCE 11-like isoform X2 yields MEPPCPPPPQPPDSQGPPPQLLPVSYSPNQPELPPTFSGVPMNNTAMSQSSNIPTDQTGRGRNFYPGQRQPWSTGLCDCCKDPKSCCLTCWCPCIAFGRIAEIVDRGSTPCGVSGTLYALLLWVFGCSCMYSCVYRTKLRGQYFLEEKPCIDCCVHCWCETCSLCQEYRELQNRGFNLSIGWHGNVERQRRLTEMHPVVPNVMHR; encoded by the exons ATGGAACCACCGTGTCCTCCTCCGCCGCAGCCACCCGATTCCCAAGGACCGCCTCCACAATTACTGCCGGTCTCGTACAGTCCGAACCAGCCAGAACTGCCCCCAACGTTCAGCGGCGTTCCCATGAATAATACAGCCATGAGCCAGTCCAGTAATATTCCTACCGACCAAACTGGTCGTGGAAGAAACTTTTATCCCGGGCAACGGCAGCCTTGGTCGACTGGTCTGTGTGATTGTTGTAAAgatccgaaaagct GTTGTCTAACATGTTGGTGTCCATGCATTGCATTCGGAAGGATAGCGGAAATAGTCGACAGAGGATCTACTC CTTGCGGTGTGAGCGGGACACTGTACGCTCTACTGCTGTGGGTGTTCGGATGCTCGTGCATGTACTCCTGCGTGTACCGGACCAAGTTGAGAGGCCAGTACTTCCTCGAAGAAAAGCCGTGCATCGACTGCTGCGTCCATTGTTGGTGCGAGACGTGTTCGCTGTGCCAAGAGTATCGCGAGCTCCAGAATCGTGGCTTCAACTTGTCCATAG GGTGGCATGGGAACGTCGAGAGGCAAAGGCGTCTAACGGAAATGCATCCAGTGGTGCCGAATGTCATGCATCGCTAG
- the LOC116210984 gene encoding serine/threonine-protein phosphatase 2A 65 kDa regulatory subunit A beta isoform isoform X1 encodes MAAFDEPLYPIAVLIDELKNDDIQLRLNSIRRLSTIARALGEERTRKELIPFLSENNDDDDEVLLAMAEELGVFVPYVGGVEHAHVLLTPLETLCTVEETCVRDKAVESLCRIGSQMREIDLVNWFIPLVKRLAAGEWFTARVSACGLFHIVYPSAPELLKTELRTIYNQLCQDDMPMVRRSAASNLGKFAATVEYAHLKDDIMSIFEELTQDDQDSVRLLAVEGCAALGKLLEPQDCVQRILPVIVNFSQDKSWRVRYMVANQLYELCEAVGPEPTRTDLVPAYVRLLRDNEAEVRIAAAGKVTKFCRILDAELAIEHILPCVKELSSDSSQHVRSALASVIMGMAPVLGKDATIEQLLPIFLSLLKDEFPDVRLNIISKLDQVNQVIGIDLLSQSLLPAIVELAEDRHWRVRLAIIEYIPLLASQLGVRFFDDKLGALCMQWLQDKVYSIRDAAANNLKRLAEEFGPEWAMQHIIPQTWQILEMSSNPHYLYRMTILHAISLLAPVMGSEITCSKLLPVVVTASKDRVPNIKFNVAKVLQSLIPIVDQSVVEKTIRPCLVELSEDPDVDVRFFANQAIQSIDHVMMSS; translated from the exons ATGGCTGCATTTGATGAGCCACTATACCCAATAGCTGTTCTCATAGATGAACTTAAAAATGATGACATCCAATTGCGGTTGAACTCCATTAGAAGGCTGTCAACAATAGCACGTGCCCTGGGGGAAGAGAGAACACGAAAGGAATTGATCCCTTTCCTGAGCGAAAACAATGACGATGACGATGAGGTGCTTCTTGCAATGGCGGAGGAGTTGGGTGTGTTCGTTCCCTATGTAGGAGGAGTGGAGCATGCGCATGTGCTACTTACGCCATTGGAAACCCTTTGCACTGTCGAGGAAACTTGTGTAAGGGACAAAGCTGTGGAGTCCTTGTGCAGAATTGGATCTCAGATGAGAGAAATTGATCTAGTCAACTGGTTTATTCCGCTAGTTAAG CGACTGGCAGCTGGTGAGTGGTTCACTGCTCGTGTTTCTGCTTGTGGATTGTTTCATATTGTGTATCCTAGCGCTCCAGAATTGTTGAAGACAGAGTTGCGTACAATATACAACCAGTTATGTCAAGATGACATGCCGATGGTTAGGAGGTCTGCTGCATCGAATTTAGGGAAATTTGCTGCAACTGTTGAATATGCTCATCTAAAGGATGATATTATGTCAATATTTGAGGAGCTTACCCAAGATG ATCAGGATTCTGTGCGATTATTGGCGGTTGAGGGCTGCGCTGCCCTCGGTAAATTGTTGGAACCCCAGGATTGTGTTCAACGTATACTCCCTGTCATTGTAAACTTCTCGCAG GATAAGTCCTGGCGTGTGCGCTATATGGTGGCTAACCAATTATATGAACTTTGTGAAGCTGTTGGGCCTGAGCCAACCAG GACGGACTTGGTGCCTGCGTATGTGCGATTACTACGGGACAATGAGGCTGAAGTACGTATAGCAGCTGCCGGCAAAGTGACTAAGTTTTGCCGTATTTTGGATGCAGAACTTGCGATTGAGCATATTCTTCCCTGTGTGAAG GAATTGTCGTCGGACTCTTCCCAGCATGTCCGCTCAGCTTTGGCATCAGTTATAATGGGAATGGCTCCCGTCCTCGGAAAG GATGCAACAATCGAGCAGCTTCTTCCAATTTTCCTTTCACTTTTGAAGGATGAATTTCCTGATGTGCGTCTTAATATTATCAGCAAGCTTGATCAAGTAAATCAG GTTATCGGAATTGATCTCTTATCCCAGTCCTTGTTACCTGCCATTGTTGAGCTTGCTGAGGATAGACATTGGAGGGTTCGACTGGCTATAATAGAGTATATACCACTGTTGGCCAGCCAGTTGGGTGTGAGGTTCTTTGATGACAAGCTTGGTGCTCTTTGCATGCAGTGGTTGCAGGATAAG GTGTACTCCATACGTGATGCCGCTGCTAATAACTTGAAGCGACTCGCAGAAGAATTTGGTCCTGAATGGGCAATGCAGCACATTATCCCTCAG aCTTGGCAGATCCTAGAAATGAGCAGCAATCCACACTATTTATACCGAATGACCATCCTTCATGCCATCTCTCTCCTCGCCCCGGTCATGGGCTCTGAGATCACGTGCTCGAAGCTGCTACCTGTGGTCGTTACTGCATCAAAAGACAG GGTGCCCAATATCAAGTTTAATGTTGCCAAGGTGCTGCAGTCACTCATTCCCATCGTCGACCAGTCT GTGGTGGAGAAAACAATCCGTCCATGCTTGGTGGAGCTTAGCGAAGACCCCGATGTTGATGTTCGTTTCTTTGCTAATCAAGCTATTCAATCGATCGATCACGTAATGATGTCGAGCTAA
- the LOC116210984 gene encoding protein phosphatase PP2A regulatory subunit A isoform X3, with translation MAAFDEPLYPIAVLIDELKNDDIQLRLNSIRRLSTIARALGEERTRKELIPFLSENNDDDDEVLLAMAEELGVFVPYVGGVEHAHVLLTPLETLCTVEETCVRDKAVESLCRIGSQMREIDLVNWFIPLVKRLAADQDSVRLLAVEGCAALGKLLEPQDCVQRILPVIVNFSQDKSWRVRYMVANQLYELCEAVGPEPTRTDLVPAYVRLLRDNEAEVRIAAAGKVTKFCRILDAELAIEHILPCVKELSSDSSQHVRSALASVIMGMAPVLGKDATIEQLLPIFLSLLKDEFPDVRLNIISKLDQVNQVIGIDLLSQSLLPAIVELAEDRHWRVRLAIIEYIPLLASQLGVRFFDDKLGALCMQWLQDKVYSIRDAAANNLKRLAEEFGPEWAMQHIIPQTWQILEMSSNPHYLYRMTILHAISLLAPVMGSEITCSKLLPVVVTASKDRVPNIKFNVAKVLQSLIPIVDQSVVEKTIRPCLVELSEDPDVDVRFFANQAIQSIDHVMMSS, from the exons ATGGCTGCATTTGATGAGCCACTATACCCAATAGCTGTTCTCATAGATGAACTTAAAAATGATGACATCCAATTGCGGTTGAACTCCATTAGAAGGCTGTCAACAATAGCACGTGCCCTGGGGGAAGAGAGAACACGAAAGGAATTGATCCCTTTCCTGAGCGAAAACAATGACGATGACGATGAGGTGCTTCTTGCAATGGCGGAGGAGTTGGGTGTGTTCGTTCCCTATGTAGGAGGAGTGGAGCATGCGCATGTGCTACTTACGCCATTGGAAACCCTTTGCACTGTCGAGGAAACTTGTGTAAGGGACAAAGCTGTGGAGTCCTTGTGCAGAATTGGATCTCAGATGAGAGAAATTGATCTAGTCAACTGGTTTATTCCGCTAGTTAAG CGACTGGCAGCTG ATCAGGATTCTGTGCGATTATTGGCGGTTGAGGGCTGCGCTGCCCTCGGTAAATTGTTGGAACCCCAGGATTGTGTTCAACGTATACTCCCTGTCATTGTAAACTTCTCGCAG GATAAGTCCTGGCGTGTGCGCTATATGGTGGCTAACCAATTATATGAACTTTGTGAAGCTGTTGGGCCTGAGCCAACCAG GACGGACTTGGTGCCTGCGTATGTGCGATTACTACGGGACAATGAGGCTGAAGTACGTATAGCAGCTGCCGGCAAAGTGACTAAGTTTTGCCGTATTTTGGATGCAGAACTTGCGATTGAGCATATTCTTCCCTGTGTGAAG GAATTGTCGTCGGACTCTTCCCAGCATGTCCGCTCAGCTTTGGCATCAGTTATAATGGGAATGGCTCCCGTCCTCGGAAAG GATGCAACAATCGAGCAGCTTCTTCCAATTTTCCTTTCACTTTTGAAGGATGAATTTCCTGATGTGCGTCTTAATATTATCAGCAAGCTTGATCAAGTAAATCAG GTTATCGGAATTGATCTCTTATCCCAGTCCTTGTTACCTGCCATTGTTGAGCTTGCTGAGGATAGACATTGGAGGGTTCGACTGGCTATAATAGAGTATATACCACTGTTGGCCAGCCAGTTGGGTGTGAGGTTCTTTGATGACAAGCTTGGTGCTCTTTGCATGCAGTGGTTGCAGGATAAG GTGTACTCCATACGTGATGCCGCTGCTAATAACTTGAAGCGACTCGCAGAAGAATTTGGTCCTGAATGGGCAATGCAGCACATTATCCCTCAG aCTTGGCAGATCCTAGAAATGAGCAGCAATCCACACTATTTATACCGAATGACCATCCTTCATGCCATCTCTCTCCTCGCCCCGGTCATGGGCTCTGAGATCACGTGCTCGAAGCTGCTACCTGTGGTCGTTACTGCATCAAAAGACAG GGTGCCCAATATCAAGTTTAATGTTGCCAAGGTGCTGCAGTCACTCATTCCCATCGTCGACCAGTCT GTGGTGGAGAAAACAATCCGTCCATGCTTGGTGGAGCTTAGCGAAGACCCCGATGTTGATGTTCGTTTCTTTGCTAATCAAGCTATTCAATCGATCGATCACGTAATGATGTCGAGCTAA
- the LOC116210299 gene encoding protein PLANT CADMIUM RESISTANCE 4-like: MYTYIIDNSFPLISYVGTIRTPSEKSKEVNPAITKMGRIQTDQLPGPPPPQAQGGVPPYPPQPHQPPPPQYNLHQPPPPPLPNAAHMMPPSTPPQHQASYSAYQNNAAQYNQVTRYEASWGAPGAPVQAQVASPLQASGNFVQQNNVYNNGGGTQFPQQSSTYPGSSGFQLPKLWPQSKGGYVGTRPWNTGLFDCMQDPSNAFITALFPCVTFGQIADVLDKGNTTCATSGIIYGLSPCMLSRRYRTKLRRMFGLVEAPASDWIVHTIFEPCALCQEYRELNSRGIDPVLGYHGNKEKMQDQLQAAAAANSPRMVPPQNQTMA, encoded by the exons ATGTATACGTACATAATTGATAATTCATTCCCTCTCATATCTTATGTGGGAACCATTAGGACTCCATCAGAGAAGAGCAAAGAGGTCAATCCAGCGATAACTAAAATGGGTCGGATCCAAACGGACCAGCTCCCCGGCCCTCCTCCGCCCCAAGCTCAGGGCGGTGTGCCACCATATCCTCCACAACCTCACCAGCCACCGCCACCACAGTATAATCTCCACCAGCCGCCGCCGCCTCCTCTGCCAAATGCGGCGCATATGATGCCTCCCTCCACTCCCCCGCAACATCAGGCCAGTTACAGCGCATACCAGAACAATGCAGCACAGTACAATCAAGTGACCCGGTATGAGGCCAGCTGGGGAGCCCCTGGTGCCCCGGTGCAGGCCCAGGTGGCCTCCCCATTGCAAGCCAGTGGCAACTTTGTGCAACAAAACAATGTGTATAACAATGGTGGAGGTACGCAGTTCCCCCAGCAAAGCAGCACTTACCCGGGTAGCTCGGGATTTCAATTGCCCAAGTTGTGGCCACAAAGCAAAGGAGGTTACGTCGGCACGAGACCGTGGAACACTGGCCTCTTCGACTGCATGCAAGATCCATCCAATG CTTTCATCACTGCGCTGTTTCCATGCGTAACATTCGGGCAGATTGCAGATGTCCTCGACAAGGGCAACACAA CATGCGCTACTAGTGGGATAATTTACGGGCTCTCGCCGTGCATGCTGTCAAGGCGGTACCGGACAAAGCTGAGGAGGATGTTCGGTCTTGTGGAGGCTCCGGCGTCCGACTGGATAGTCCACACCATATTCGAGCCCTGCGCTCTCTGTCAAGAATATCGTGAGCTCAATTCTCGTGGCATTGACCCCGTCCTTG GATATCATGGTAATAAGGAGAAAATGCAGGATCAACTacaagcagcagcagctgctAACTCGCCTCGGATGGTACCACCTCAAAATCAGACTATGGCCTag
- the LOC116210160 gene encoding protein PLANT CADMIUM RESISTANCE 11-like isoform X1 — protein MEPPCPPPPQPPDSQGPPPQLLPVSYSPNQPELPPTFSGVPMNNTAMSQSSNIPTDQTGRGRNFYPGQRQPWSTGLCDCCKDPKSCCLTCWCPCIAFGRIAEIVDRGSTPCGVSGTLYALLLWVFGCSCMYSCVYRTKLRGQYFLEEKPCIDCCVHCWCETCSLCQEYRELQNRGFNLSIGLSYPLSNHNIWPAAALMFDPPRNISINYIYHKPSQFIFFFSITRRSIGLIQ, from the exons ATGGAACCACCGTGTCCTCCTCCGCCGCAGCCACCCGATTCCCAAGGACCGCCTCCACAATTACTGCCGGTCTCGTACAGTCCGAACCAGCCAGAACTGCCCCCAACGTTCAGCGGCGTTCCCATGAATAATACAGCCATGAGCCAGTCCAGTAATATTCCTACCGACCAAACTGGTCGTGGAAGAAACTTTTATCCCGGGCAACGGCAGCCTTGGTCGACTGGTCTGTGTGATTGTTGTAAAgatccgaaaagct GTTGTCTAACATGTTGGTGTCCATGCATTGCATTCGGAAGGATAGCGGAAATAGTCGACAGAGGATCTACTC CTTGCGGTGTGAGCGGGACACTGTACGCTCTACTGCTGTGGGTGTTCGGATGCTCGTGCATGTACTCCTGCGTGTACCGGACCAAGTTGAGAGGCCAGTACTTCCTCGAAGAAAAGCCGTGCATCGACTGCTGCGTCCATTGTTGGTGCGAGACGTGTTCGCTGTGCCAAGAGTATCGCGAGCTCCAGAATCGTGGCTTCAACTTGTCCATAGGTCTCTCCTACCCTCTCTCAAATCATAATATATGGCCGGCTGCAGCATTGATGTTCGATCCACCCCGAAACATATCGatcaactatatatatcacaaaccgagccaattcattttttttttttcgattacaaggaGGTCCATTGgcctaatacaataa
- the LOC116211982 gene encoding protein PLANT CADMIUM RESISTANCE 7-like: MKSEGVDVSSDGKPPANYDKEAVEGQWTTGLWDCREDGSNCLLTCFLPCITFGQTAEIIDRGTTPSRVASILYCGQQCRCVYGSLYRTKLRRLFSLPEAPYSDSVIHYYCCCICGLSQEYRELKNRGFDPSIGWEANVQLRKADGLTPPIVAAGMSR, translated from the exons ATGAAATCCGAAGGCGTTGATGTCTCCTCTGATGGGAAACCACCTGCAAATTATGATAAGGAGGCTGTGGAGGGGCAGTGGACCACCGGTCTCTGGGATTGTCGCGAGGACGGATCCAATT GTCTCCTCACTTGCTTCCTTCCGTGCATAACCTTCGGACAGACCGCAGAGATTATAGACCGAGGAACAACAC CGAGCAGGGTGGCAAGCATACTCTACTGCGGGCAGCAATGTCGATGCGTGTATGGGAGCTTGTACAGAACAAAACTGCGTCGTTTGTTCTCACTCCCTGAAGCTCCGTATTCGGACTCAGTCATACATTATTACTGCTGCTGCATCTGTGGCCTCTCACAGGAGTACAGAGAACTCAAGAATCGCGGGTTCGATCCCTCTATAG GTTGGGAAGCGAATGTCCAGTTGCGGAAAGCTGATGGACTTACGCCTCCGATCGTCGCAGCTGGCATGTCTCgatga
- the LOC116210982 gene encoding uncharacterized protein LOC116210982 — MWTTMASHSQGAALLCIHNHNFLSSSSTSRPSASTLHAQLQIPITSGAGLPRLTFSTKTVLPTTPPAVCTKSSGAFSSAIICRSSRRKASIDTTPDEDGGNDLRRMVVQALLWGAEAAYVLWLFLLPYAPGDPVWAISSETVNSLTGLSLNFFFILPLMNSVGIHLIDALVLHPMSEGLFNFVIGWTFMFAPLLFTDRRRDRYKGSLDVLWGLQMFLTNTFLIPYMAIRLNGTDENDSTPSVPSKLGLLMTRGAPIVGLVGGGICLISALWALFARADVDFGDITERLDFLVHYLGSERLAYAFIWDILLYMIFQPWLIGDNLQNVQKDKVGIVSFLRFVPVVGLTAYLLYLDLDEEL; from the exons ATGTGGACGACAATGGCGTCCCATTCCCAGGGAGCAGCTCTCCTCTGCATCCACAACCATAACTTCTTATCCTCTTCCTCAACTTCAAGGCCTTCAGCTTCAACCCTCCATGCCCAACTGCAGATTCCCATCACAAGTGGCGCCGGACTTCCTCGGCTGACCTTCAGCACGAAAACAGTTCTCCCAACTACCCCGCCGGCTGTTTGCACGAAGAGCTCCGGCGCCTTTTCGTCCGCTATCATCTGCCGTAGCTCACGGCGAAAGGCGTCCATCGACACCACTCCTGACGAGGATGGCGGCAATGATCTGCGGCGGATGGTGGTGCAGGCGCTATTGTGGGGCGCCGAGGCTGCTTACGTCCTCTGgctcttcctcctcccttATGCCCCG GGGGATCCTGTCTGGGCAATCAGTTCAGAGACGGTCAATTCACTCACTGGGCTGTCTCTCAACTTCTTCTTCATATTGCCTCTCATGAACTCCG TCGGGATTCATTTGATTGACGCCCTAGTTCTCCATCCA ATGTCCGAAGGACTGTTCAACTTTGTTATTGGGTGGACGTTCATGTTTGCTCCTTTGCTCTTCACGGACCGGAGAAGGGACAGATACAAGGGGTCTCTTGATGTTCTGTGGGGTCTGCAGATGTTCCTCACTAACA CATTCTTAATCCCGTACATGGCCATCCGGCTGAACGGGACTGATGAGAACGACTCTACACCGAGCGTGCCCTCCAAGCTTGGCTTGTTGATGACCCGTGGTGCACCCATTGTTGGCCTGGTCGGTGGTGGCATATGCCTGATATCTGCATTGTGGGCCCTCTTCGCCCGAGCAGATGTTGATTTCGGAGACATAACTGAAAGACTAGATTTCTTGGTGCATTATCTTGGGTCGGAGAGGCTAGCCTACGCCTTCATATGGGACATCCTTCTCTACATGATCTTTCAGCCTTGGTTGATTGGTGACAACCTGCAAAACGTACAGAAAGACAAGGTTGGGATTGTGAGTTTTCTTAGGTTTGTGCCCGTGGTGGGGTTGACTGCATACCTTCTCTATTTGGATCTTGACGAAGAACTGTAA
- the LOC116210984 gene encoding serine/threonine-protein phosphatase 2A 65 kDa regulatory subunit A beta isoform isoform X2, protein MAAFDEPLYPIAVLIDELKNDDIQLRLNSIRRLSTIARALGEERTRKELIPFLSENNDDDDEVLLAMAEELGVFVPYVGGVEHAHVLLTPLETLCTVEETCVRDKAVESLCRIGSQMREIDLVNWFIPLVKRLAAGEWFTARVSACGLFHIVYPSAPELLKTELRTIYNQLCQDDMPMVRRSAASNLGKFAATVEYAHLKDDIMSIFEELTQDDQDSVRLLAVEGCAALGKLLEPQDCVQRILPVIVNFSQDKSWRVRYMVANQLYELCEAVGPEPTRTDLVPAYVRLLRDNEAEVRIAAAGKVTKFCRILDAELAIEHILPCVKELSSDSSQHVRSALASVIMGMAPVLGKDATIEQLLPIFLSLLKDEFPDVRLNIISKLDQVNQVIGIDLLSQSLLPAIVELAEDRHWRVRLAIIEYIPLLASQLGVRFFDDKLGALCMQWLQDKVYSIRDAAANNLKRLAEEFGPEWAMQHIIPQILEMSSNPHYLYRMTILHAISLLAPVMGSEITCSKLLPVVVTASKDRVPNIKFNVAKVLQSLIPIVDQSVVEKTIRPCLVELSEDPDVDVRFFANQAIQSIDHVMMSS, encoded by the exons ATGGCTGCATTTGATGAGCCACTATACCCAATAGCTGTTCTCATAGATGAACTTAAAAATGATGACATCCAATTGCGGTTGAACTCCATTAGAAGGCTGTCAACAATAGCACGTGCCCTGGGGGAAGAGAGAACACGAAAGGAATTGATCCCTTTCCTGAGCGAAAACAATGACGATGACGATGAGGTGCTTCTTGCAATGGCGGAGGAGTTGGGTGTGTTCGTTCCCTATGTAGGAGGAGTGGAGCATGCGCATGTGCTACTTACGCCATTGGAAACCCTTTGCACTGTCGAGGAAACTTGTGTAAGGGACAAAGCTGTGGAGTCCTTGTGCAGAATTGGATCTCAGATGAGAGAAATTGATCTAGTCAACTGGTTTATTCCGCTAGTTAAG CGACTGGCAGCTGGTGAGTGGTTCACTGCTCGTGTTTCTGCTTGTGGATTGTTTCATATTGTGTATCCTAGCGCTCCAGAATTGTTGAAGACAGAGTTGCGTACAATATACAACCAGTTATGTCAAGATGACATGCCGATGGTTAGGAGGTCTGCTGCATCGAATTTAGGGAAATTTGCTGCAACTGTTGAATATGCTCATCTAAAGGATGATATTATGTCAATATTTGAGGAGCTTACCCAAGATG ATCAGGATTCTGTGCGATTATTGGCGGTTGAGGGCTGCGCTGCCCTCGGTAAATTGTTGGAACCCCAGGATTGTGTTCAACGTATACTCCCTGTCATTGTAAACTTCTCGCAG GATAAGTCCTGGCGTGTGCGCTATATGGTGGCTAACCAATTATATGAACTTTGTGAAGCTGTTGGGCCTGAGCCAACCAG GACGGACTTGGTGCCTGCGTATGTGCGATTACTACGGGACAATGAGGCTGAAGTACGTATAGCAGCTGCCGGCAAAGTGACTAAGTTTTGCCGTATTTTGGATGCAGAACTTGCGATTGAGCATATTCTTCCCTGTGTGAAG GAATTGTCGTCGGACTCTTCCCAGCATGTCCGCTCAGCTTTGGCATCAGTTATAATGGGAATGGCTCCCGTCCTCGGAAAG GATGCAACAATCGAGCAGCTTCTTCCAATTTTCCTTTCACTTTTGAAGGATGAATTTCCTGATGTGCGTCTTAATATTATCAGCAAGCTTGATCAAGTAAATCAG GTTATCGGAATTGATCTCTTATCCCAGTCCTTGTTACCTGCCATTGTTGAGCTTGCTGAGGATAGACATTGGAGGGTTCGACTGGCTATAATAGAGTATATACCACTGTTGGCCAGCCAGTTGGGTGTGAGGTTCTTTGATGACAAGCTTGGTGCTCTTTGCATGCAGTGGTTGCAGGATAAG GTGTACTCCATACGTGATGCCGCTGCTAATAACTTGAAGCGACTCGCAGAAGAATTTGGTCCTGAATGGGCAATGCAGCACATTATCCCTCAG ATCCTAGAAATGAGCAGCAATCCACACTATTTATACCGAATGACCATCCTTCATGCCATCTCTCTCCTCGCCCCGGTCATGGGCTCTGAGATCACGTGCTCGAAGCTGCTACCTGTGGTCGTTACTGCATCAAAAGACAG GGTGCCCAATATCAAGTTTAATGTTGCCAAGGTGCTGCAGTCACTCATTCCCATCGTCGACCAGTCT GTGGTGGAGAAAACAATCCGTCCATGCTTGGTGGAGCTTAGCGAAGACCCCGATGTTGATGTTCGTTTCTTTGCTAATCAAGCTATTCAATCGATCGATCACGTAATGATGTCGAGCTAA
- the LOC116210984 gene encoding serine/threonine-protein phosphatase 2A 65 kDa regulatory subunit A beta isoform isoform X4 encodes MAAFDEPLYPIAVLIDELKNDDIQLRLNSIRRLSTIARALGEERTRKELIPFLSENNDDDDEVLLAMAEELGVFVPYVGGVEHAHVLLTPLETLCTVEETCVRDKAVESLCRIGSQMREIDLVNWFIPLVKRLAAGEWFTARVSACGLFHIVYPSAPELLKTELRTIYNQLCQDDMPMVRRSAASNLGKFAATVEYAHLKDDIMSIFEELTQDDQDSVRLLAVEGCAALGKLLEPQDCVQRILPVIVNFSQDKSWRVRYMVANQLYELCEAVGPEPTRTDLVPAYVRLLRDNEAEVRIAAAGKVTKFCRILDAELAIEHILPCVKELSSDSSQHVRSALASVIMGMAPVLGKDATIEQLLPIFLSLLKDEFPDVRLNIISKLDQVNQVIGIDLLSQSLLPAIVELAEDRHWRVRLAIIEYIPLLASQLGVRFFDDKLGALCMQWLQDKVYSIRDAAANNLKRLAEEFGPEWAMQHIIPQKQKSSVEFYLLFLKY; translated from the exons ATGGCTGCATTTGATGAGCCACTATACCCAATAGCTGTTCTCATAGATGAACTTAAAAATGATGACATCCAATTGCGGTTGAACTCCATTAGAAGGCTGTCAACAATAGCACGTGCCCTGGGGGAAGAGAGAACACGAAAGGAATTGATCCCTTTCCTGAGCGAAAACAATGACGATGACGATGAGGTGCTTCTTGCAATGGCGGAGGAGTTGGGTGTGTTCGTTCCCTATGTAGGAGGAGTGGAGCATGCGCATGTGCTACTTACGCCATTGGAAACCCTTTGCACTGTCGAGGAAACTTGTGTAAGGGACAAAGCTGTGGAGTCCTTGTGCAGAATTGGATCTCAGATGAGAGAAATTGATCTAGTCAACTGGTTTATTCCGCTAGTTAAG CGACTGGCAGCTGGTGAGTGGTTCACTGCTCGTGTTTCTGCTTGTGGATTGTTTCATATTGTGTATCCTAGCGCTCCAGAATTGTTGAAGACAGAGTTGCGTACAATATACAACCAGTTATGTCAAGATGACATGCCGATGGTTAGGAGGTCTGCTGCATCGAATTTAGGGAAATTTGCTGCAACTGTTGAATATGCTCATCTAAAGGATGATATTATGTCAATATTTGAGGAGCTTACCCAAGATG ATCAGGATTCTGTGCGATTATTGGCGGTTGAGGGCTGCGCTGCCCTCGGTAAATTGTTGGAACCCCAGGATTGTGTTCAACGTATACTCCCTGTCATTGTAAACTTCTCGCAG GATAAGTCCTGGCGTGTGCGCTATATGGTGGCTAACCAATTATATGAACTTTGTGAAGCTGTTGGGCCTGAGCCAACCAG GACGGACTTGGTGCCTGCGTATGTGCGATTACTACGGGACAATGAGGCTGAAGTACGTATAGCAGCTGCCGGCAAAGTGACTAAGTTTTGCCGTATTTTGGATGCAGAACTTGCGATTGAGCATATTCTTCCCTGTGTGAAG GAATTGTCGTCGGACTCTTCCCAGCATGTCCGCTCAGCTTTGGCATCAGTTATAATGGGAATGGCTCCCGTCCTCGGAAAG GATGCAACAATCGAGCAGCTTCTTCCAATTTTCCTTTCACTTTTGAAGGATGAATTTCCTGATGTGCGTCTTAATATTATCAGCAAGCTTGATCAAGTAAATCAG GTTATCGGAATTGATCTCTTATCCCAGTCCTTGTTACCTGCCATTGTTGAGCTTGCTGAGGATAGACATTGGAGGGTTCGACTGGCTATAATAGAGTATATACCACTGTTGGCCAGCCAGTTGGGTGTGAGGTTCTTTGATGACAAGCTTGGTGCTCTTTGCATGCAGTGGTTGCAGGATAAG GTGTACTCCATACGTGATGCCGCTGCTAATAACTTGAAGCGACTCGCAGAAGAATTTGGTCCTGAATGGGCAATGCAGCACATTATCCCTCAG AAACAGAAATCCTCAGTTGAGTTTTATCTactatttctaaaatattag